The Polaromonas sp. SP1 DNA window GCATAGGTGACCGAATTGCTGCCAGTATTTATCGGGACCCGGACTATATCGATGATCCGGTGCTTGGCGACTACGTTCAGGGTATCTGGCTGCCGCTGGTGGCCGCTGCTCGCGCACGCGGTGAACTGCATGCCGAGCTTGACGAACGGTTTGCCTGGCAGATCTCCCTGATCCGCGACCGGAGCATAAATGCCTTCGCTTTGCCCGGCGGTTATTTCGGTTTGCATCTCGGGCTGATTGCCGCGGTGAGCTCGGCGGATGAAATGGCGGCTGTGCTCGGCCACGAGCTTAGCCATGTCACACAGCGCCATATTTCACGCATGCTGACACAGCAGTCGCGTCAAACCCCCTGGATGATTGCCGCCATGGTTCTTGGCGCCCTTGCGGCGGGAAAAAGCGGGGACGTTGCCAGCGCCGCCATGGTGGGGGGGCAGGCTGTTGCTGCGCAGAACCAGCTTAACTTCTCCAGAGACATGGAGCGGGAGGCTGATCGCGTGGGTTTTGGCGTCATGACGGACGCTGGTTTTGAAAGTCGCGGCATGTCGGGGATGTTTGACAAGCTCCAGCAAGCCGCCCGGTTGAACGACAACGGCTCCTTCCCTTATCTGCGGTCTCATCCGCTGACGACAGAGCGGATTGCCGAGGCCCAGGCGCGCATGCAACTGGCATCGCTGGACGCTGCGAAACCGTCCCGGGAGAAAGACCTCGAGTCCGGGAAGGCCCGGCTGTTGCACGCCATGATGGCATCGCGCGCGCGCATTCTTGCCGCTCCGGGGGTTGATGCGCTGCGCTCCATGGTGGCAGAGGCCCAACGCCGGCCTGCTTCGCTGGCGCCGCTGCAGTCCCCTTCCACACCTGAGAATGTGCGCGATGCGGGGGCGCTGTACGGTGGCGCCTTCGCGGCCGCCCAATTGCGCGATTTTGCGACGGCGAAAAACCTGCTCGGCAGGCTCAAACCCCTTGTTGCGGCAGATGTTCCGCGGGCTGCCGAGGCGGTTGACCTGCTGGCCATTGAAATCGACCTGCTGGCCGGTGTGGTTCCTCCCACTGCGGCTGTGGCAGACATTGCCAGGGCCACATCGCGTGCGGAAGTATTGATGCAGGCGCAGGCCTTGATGGCGGCTGGCCGGGCCCCGGCCGTATCGGACAGGCTGCAAACCTGGGTGGCCGCCCACCCCAAGGATGCCATGGCCTGGCAGCTGCTTGCTTCAGCCTATGGCAGGCAAAAC harbors:
- a CDS encoding M48 family metalloprotease, whose amino-acid sequence is MRRLAVGCLVLTASANLSLAQAPAGVSGGTTGSLPSLGETSELSAPAERRIGDRIAASIYRDPDYIDDPVLGDYVQGIWLPLVAAARARGELHAELDERFAWQISLIRDRSINAFALPGGYFGLHLGLIAAVSSADEMAAVLGHELSHVTQRHISRMLTQQSRQTPWMIAAMVLGALAAGKSGDVASAAMVGGQAVAAQNQLNFSRDMEREADRVGFGVMTDAGFESRGMSGMFDKLQQAARLNDNGSFPYLRSHPLTTERIAEAQARMQLASLDAAKPSREKDLESGKARLLHAMMASRARILAAPGVDALRSMVAEAQRRPASLAPLQSPSTPENVRDAGALYGGAFAAAQLRDFATAKNLLGRLKPLVAADVPRAAEAVDLLAIEIDLLAGVVPPTAAVADIARATSRAEVLMQAQALMAAGRAPAVSDRLQTWVAAHPKDAMAWQLLASAYGRQNQNVRAVRADAESRAAQLDYPAALDRFKAAQGLMRSNPGSADYVEGSIIDTRARQMESLVKEQALQDKLDR